A window of the Equus asinus isolate D_3611 breed Donkey chromosome 20, EquAss-T2T_v2, whole genome shotgun sequence genome harbors these coding sequences:
- the OAF gene encoding out at first protein homolog: MKSAKQARRAGVWGRGAAALGRRAGAPERRVRLGAAGGRAAERSPRASAPRRGAPRPSSPGSRSRAPRTSHQLRAKFGSASPRPHAARRGRGARRPPGMRPPGGCEVPTARLALLLLPLLVPLLGAGAPAELRVRVRLPDGQVTEESLQADSDADSISLELRKPDGTLVSFTADFKKDVKIFRALILGELEKGQSQFQALCFVTRLHRNEIIPSEAMAKLRQKNPRAVRQAEEVRGLEHLHMDIAVNFSQGGLLSPHLRNVCAEAVDAIYTRQEDVRFWVEQGVDSSVFEALPKASEQMPLPRCGQVGDRGKPCVCRYGLSLAWYPCMLKFCHSRDRLTPYKCGIRSCQKNYRFDFYVPQRQLCLWDEDP; encoded by the exons ATGAAAAGTGCCAAACAGGCTCGGCGCGCCGGAGTCTGGGGCCGCGGAGCCGCGGCGCTGGGCCGGCGGGCGGGGGCCCCGGAGCGCCGCGTCCGCCTCGGAGCCGCCGGGGGGCGCGCCGCGGAACGCAGCCCACGTGCGTCCGCGCCACGTCGCGGGGCCCCGCGGCCGAGCTCCCCGGGGAGCCGCTCCCGGGCGCCCCGAACTAGCCACCAACTTCGGGCGAAGTTTGGCAGCGCCTCTCCCCGCCCGCACGCGGCGCGCCGTGGCCGCGGAGCGCGGCGGCCCCCGGGGATGCGCCCGCCCGGCGGCTGCGAGGTCCCCACGGCGCGCCtcgcgctgctgctgctgccactgctcgTACCGCTGCTGGGGGCGGGCGCGCCGGCCGAGCTGCGGGTCCGCGTGCGGCTGCCTGACGGCCAGGTGACCGAGGAGAGCCTGCAGGCGGACAGCGACGCCGACAGCATCAGCCTCGAGCTGCGCAAGCCCGATGGCACCCTCGTCTCCTTCACCGCCGACTTCAAGAAG GATGTGAAGATCTTCCGGGCCCTGATCCTGGGGGAGCTGGAGAAGGGGCAGAGTCAGTTCCAGGCCCTCTGCTTTGTCACCCGGCTGCACCGCAATGAGATCATCCCCAGTGAGGCCATGGCCAAGCTTCGACAG AAAAACCCCCGGGCCGTGCGGCAGGCAGAGGAGGTACGGGGCCTGGAGCACCTGCACATGGACATCGCCGTCAACTTCAGCCAAGGGGGCCTGCTGAGCCCCCATCTCCGCAACGTGTGCGCTGAGGCCGTGGACGCCATCTACACCCGCCAGGAGGACGTCCGGTTCTGGGTGGAGCAAG gtgTGGACAGCTCCGTGTTCGAGGCTCTGCCCAAGGCCTCAGAGCAGATGCCGCTGCCCCGCTGTGGGCAGGTGGGGGACCGCGGGAAGCCCTGTGTCTGCCGCTACGGCCTGAGCCTGGCCTGGTACCCCTGCATGCTCAAGTTCTGCCACAGTCGCGACAGGCTGACGCCCTACAAGTGCGGCATCCGCAGCTGCCAGAAGAACTACCGCTTCGACTTCTATGTGCCCCAGAGGCAGCTGTGTCTCTGGGACGAGGACCCCTAG